From a region of the Coprococcus comes ATCC 27758 genome:
- a CDS encoding DUF4321 domain-containing protein, whose translation MRGAGSKNAWALFLLILAGIVLGGFIGVLAEGVPALSWLSYGQTFGVETPIVLNLGLVVITFGLTIKITIASIIGVIISIFIYRFL comes from the coding sequence ATGAGAGGAGCCGGAAGTAAGAATGCCTGGGCGTTGTTTCTGCTGATTTTGGCAGGAATTGTTCTGGGTGGCTTTATCGGTGTGCTTGCAGAAGGGGTTCCAGCACTTAGCTGGCTTTCTTATGGACAGACTTTCGGGGTAGAGACACCGATTGTTTTGAACCTCGGACTTGTCGTTATTACGTTTGGTCTTACGATTAAGATCACGATCGCAAGCATTATTGGAGTGATTATCTCCATATTCATTTATCGTTTCTTATAG
- the mutL gene encoding DNA mismatch repair endonuclease MutL, which translates to MPHIELLDQITIDKIAAGEVIERPASVVKELVENAIDAGSTAVTVEIEEGGISLIRITDNGCGIAKQDVENAFLRHSTSKIRSAEDLTHLSSLGFRGEALSSISAVARVELITKTREDVFGTKYIIEGGKGRTPEETGAPDGTTFLVRQLFFNTPARRKFLKTPMTEASHISDLLTRLALSHPDISFRFINNGQVKLHTSGNGKMKDVIYHIYGREIANNLIPLEFEKDGVRLSGYLGKPVINRGNRNFENYFVNGRYVRNSILAKAIEDGYKDFTMQHRYPFVAFQIEINPEKIDVNVHPSKMELRFSNQQGIYNLLYEAISKGLHEPELIPEVEMSEIKVPGMSEKRQEKKTVIRDAGNPYRTDGTSPKMRKSSVQEGAERAESWSQSEMPSAELQTQISTEKTVSTGDEKLDYFMQKMRERVYASHLTEAKEEQEKNIGAKESKMAALDENPAVDIQNKGTENRAYSDKSKEKTERDPEKTESNLFLKDLKAKKVKQLDLFEEQILKKEARQEYRIIGQVFETYWLIQYRDSLYIIDQHAAHERVLYERTLAGMKKREYTSQYLSPPIILSLSMQEIDVLETFKDRFTAIGFEIEPFGGDEYAVRAIPDNLFGIAKKELLLEMLDSLSDGLSTSLEPELIDEKIASMSCKAAVKGNMKLSYAEMDELINELLSLDNPYHCPHGRPTIIAMTKRELEKKFKRIV; encoded by the coding sequence ATGCCGCATATAGAATTGCTGGATCAGATTACAATTGATAAGATAGCAGCCGGGGAAGTGATTGAACGCCCGGCTTCTGTTGTGAAAGAGCTGGTGGAAAATGCGATTGACGCAGGATCTACAGCGGTGACTGTGGAGATTGAAGAGGGCGGGATTTCTCTGATACGAATTACGGATAATGGTTGTGGGATCGCGAAACAGGACGTGGAAAATGCATTTCTGCGCCATTCGACCAGCAAAATCCGCAGTGCAGAGGATCTGACACATTTGTCTTCTCTTGGGTTCCGCGGAGAAGCGTTGTCGAGTATTTCGGCAGTTGCAAGAGTGGAACTGATCACAAAGACAAGAGAAGACGTATTTGGGACAAAATATATCATAGAAGGCGGAAAAGGAAGAACGCCGGAGGAGACCGGAGCGCCGGATGGGACGACCTTTCTGGTGCGTCAGCTGTTTTTCAATACACCTGCCAGGCGCAAATTCCTGAAGACGCCGATGACAGAGGCAAGCCATATCAGTGATCTGCTGACCAGACTTGCCCTTTCCCATCCGGATATTTCCTTCCGGTTTATCAACAATGGACAGGTAAAGCTGCATACTTCCGGGAACGGGAAGATGAAAGATGTCATTTACCACATTTACGGACGGGAAATTGCGAACAATCTGATCCCACTGGAATTTGAAAAAGATGGTGTAAGGCTGTCCGGATATCTGGGAAAGCCAGTGATTAACCGTGGAAATCGAAATTTTGAAAATTATTTTGTCAACGGGCGTTATGTAAGGAACAGTATTCTTGCAAAAGCGATTGAAGATGGATACAAAGATTTTACGATGCAGCATCGTTATCCGTTTGTTGCATTCCAGATTGAGATCAATCCGGAAAAAATTGATGTAAATGTGCATCCATCCAAGATGGAACTTAGGTTCAGTAACCAGCAGGGGATTTACAATCTGCTTTATGAGGCGATCAGTAAGGGACTGCATGAGCCGGAGTTGATTCCGGAAGTGGAAATGTCTGAGATCAAAGTACCGGGAATGTCTGAAAAAAGACAGGAAAAGAAAACTGTTATAAGAGATGCGGGAAATCCATATCGAACAGATGGCACTTCACCTAAGATGCGAAAGAGTTCCGTTCAGGAGGGGGCAGAGCGAGCGGAATCCTGGTCGCAGTCAGAGATGCCGTCAGCAGAACTTCAGACACAGATAAGTACAGAAAAGACAGTCTCAACCGGTGACGAAAAGCTGGATTATTTTATGCAGAAGATGAGGGAGCGGGTTTATGCCAGTCATCTTACAGAAGCAAAAGAAGAGCAAGAGAAGAATATCGGTGCCAAAGAGTCAAAGATGGCTGCATTAGATGAAAATCCGGCTGTAGATATCCAGAATAAAGGAACAGAAAACAGAGCGTATTCTGATAAAAGTAAAGAAAAAACAGAGCGTGATCCAGAAAAAACAGAGTCAAATCTGTTTTTGAAGGATTTGAAAGCAAAAAAAGTAAAACAGTTAGATTTGTTTGAAGAGCAGATTTTAAAGAAAGAGGCAAGACAGGAATACCGGATCATCGGACAGGTTTTTGAAACCTACTGGCTGATCCAGTATCGTGACAGCCTCTATATTATAGACCAGCATGCTGCACATGAAAGAGTCCTTTATGAAAGGACCCTTGCAGGAATGAAGAAGAGAGAGTATACTTCACAATACTTGAGCCCACCGATCATCCTGAGCCTTTCTATGCAGGAGATTGATGTGTTGGAGACATTTAAAGACCGTTTTACGGCAATCGGGTTTGAAATTGAGCCATTTGGTGGTGACGAGTACGCAGTTCGCGCAATTCCGGATAATCTGTTTGGAATCGCCAAAAAGGAACTGCTTCTTGAAATGTTGGATTCTCTATCGGATGGGTTATCGACCAGTCTGGAACCAGAGCTGATTGATGAGAAGATTGCGTCCATGTCCTGCAAGGCGGCTGTCAAAGGAAATATGAAGCTGTCCTATGCAGAAATGGATGAACTGATCAATGAACTGTTGTCCCTGGATAATCCATATCATTGTCCACATGGCAGGCCAACGATCATTGCGATGACAAAGCGGGAACTGGAAAAGAAATTTAAGCGTATTGTGTAG
- a CDS encoding NAD(P)/FAD-dependent oxidoreductase, which yields MKKRVIIIGGGAAGSMAAHTAAQNGADVLLLEQNEIIGRKILSTGNGRCNFTNRFQDSSCYRSDNSGFAWKSIGKFSEPETTSFFKNLGIYPKDKNGYLYPWSEQASAVREALESALKLAKIRIHTGVRVFGIIPKKNGFQISFSKDGKKGMISGEAVILAAGSKAAAKLGSDGSGYDLAKMLGHKLVPVVPALVQIRCREKLYRQVAGVRTHGKVTVFIDGTETASDIGELQLTDYGISGIPVFQISRYAARGLYEKKEVFAELDFMPDFGDVEFLQMLKERKIRLDGLVMEQYFNGLFHKKLAGALLKRIGISGTMPVHDLSEENLERLCRICKHFRTYIDKTNPFEQAQICAGGVDTSEIDPDTMESKLVKGLYFAGEILDVDGICGGYNLQWAWTSGYLAGKGAANA from the coding sequence ATGAAAAAAAGAGTCATCATCATCGGCGGCGGAGCAGCTGGCAGTATGGCTGCACATACGGCGGCGCAGAACGGCGCAGATGTACTGCTTCTGGAACAGAATGAAATAATTGGCAGAAAAATACTGTCGACGGGTAATGGCAGATGTAACTTTACCAATCGTTTTCAGGATTCATCCTGCTATCGAAGTGACAATAGCGGATTTGCATGGAAATCAATCGGAAAATTTTCTGAGCCTGAGACAACGTCTTTTTTTAAAAATCTTGGAATTTATCCGAAGGATAAAAATGGCTATCTGTATCCCTGGTCCGAGCAAGCCTCGGCAGTGAGGGAAGCGCTGGAGTCTGCGCTGAAACTGGCAAAGATCCGGATTCATACCGGAGTTCGCGTATTTGGGATCATACCAAAGAAAAATGGTTTTCAGATCAGTTTTTCAAAAGATGGGAAAAAAGGAATGATTTCCGGTGAGGCTGTGATCCTTGCGGCCGGATCAAAGGCAGCTGCAAAGCTAGGGAGTGACGGAAGTGGATATGACCTGGCAAAAATGCTGGGACATAAGCTGGTTCCGGTTGTCCCGGCTCTGGTACAGATCCGGTGCAGGGAAAAGCTGTACCGGCAAGTCGCAGGCGTTCGTACTCATGGAAAAGTAACGGTTTTTATCGATGGGACAGAAACGGCTTCTGATATCGGCGAGCTGCAGCTTACGGATTATGGTATTTCCGGGATTCCGGTCTTTCAGATCAGCCGTTATGCAGCGAGAGGTCTGTATGAAAAGAAAGAAGTTTTTGCAGAACTGGATTTTATGCCGGATTTTGGAGATGTAGAATTTTTGCAGATGTTAAAGGAACGGAAGATAAGGCTGGATGGTCTTGTGATGGAACAGTATTTTAATGGGTTATTCCACAAAAAGCTTGCCGGTGCGTTGCTTAAGAGAATTGGAATTTCAGGAACAATGCCGGTGCATGACCTTAGTGAAGAGAATCTGGAAAGACTTTGCCGGATCTGTAAGCATTTCCGTACTTATATTGATAAGACAAATCCGTTTGAACAGGCGCAGATCTGTGCGGGTGGTGTAGATACAAGCGAAATTGATCCGGACACGATGGAGTCGAAGCTTGTAAAAGGACTTTATTTTGCAGGAGAAATTCTGGATGTAGATGGAATCTGCGGAGGTTACAATCTGCAGTGGGCATGGACCAGTGGTTATCTGGCAGGGAAAGGAGCGGCAAATGCTTAG
- a CDS encoding aminotransferase class I/II-fold pyridoxal phosphate-dependent enzyme has protein sequence MDISQKIQKLYEQTGISPEVHDFGEKIEKSLKERFDKIDKMAELNQLKVIHAMQEARVNAECFNYASGYGYNDFGRDTLEKVYANVFHTEDALVRPQITCGTHALALTLSANLRPGDELLSIAGKPYDTLEEVIGIRPSTGSLAEYGVIYNQVDLLPDGSFDFDSIEKAIGEKTKLITIQRSKGYQTRPSFSVDQIGEAIAFVKKIKPEVICMVDNCYGEFVEEKEPSDVGADLVVGSLIKNPGGGLAPIGGYVAGRKDLIEQCAYRLTSPGLGKEVGASLGVMQSFYQGLFLAPTVVAGALKGAIFAANVYEKLGYAVVPDGKEERHDIIQAVTLGSAEGVIAFCQGIQAAAPVDSYVTPEPWAMPGYDSDVIMAAGAFVQGSSIELSADGPIKEPYAVYFQGGLTWAHAKLGILMSLQKLYEKGIVKEL, from the coding sequence ATGGATATCAGTCAGAAAATACAGAAATTATATGAACAGACCGGAATTTCACCGGAAGTTCATGACTTTGGAGAAAAAATTGAAAAATCACTGAAAGAACGTTTTGATAAGATCGATAAGATGGCAGAGTTGAACCAGCTGAAGGTCATTCATGCCATGCAGGAAGCAAGGGTGAATGCAGAATGCTTTAACTATGCATCTGGCTATGGATACAATGATTTCGGAAGAGATACGCTGGAAAAGGTGTATGCAAATGTCTTTCATACCGAAGATGCGCTGGTAAGACCACAGATTACCTGTGGAACCCATGCACTTGCTTTAACACTTTCTGCAAATTTAAGACCTGGTGATGAACTGCTTTCCATCGCAGGAAAGCCTTATGACACACTGGAAGAGGTCATTGGAATCCGCCCATCCACAGGTTCCCTTGCAGAATATGGAGTAATCTATAATCAGGTGGACCTGCTGCCGGACGGAAGCTTTGACTTTGATTCGATTGAAAAAGCGATTGGCGAGAAAACAAAGCTGATCACGATTCAGCGTTCCAAAGGATATCAGACAAGACCGAGTTTTTCTGTGGATCAAATTGGGGAAGCAATTGCATTTGTCAAGAAGATCAAACCGGAAGTCATCTGTATGGTGGATAACTGCTATGGTGAATTCGTAGAAGAAAAGGAGCCAAGTGATGTGGGTGCGGATCTGGTTGTCGGTTCCCTGATCAAGAATCCGGGCGGCGGACTTGCCCCGATCGGTGGCTATGTGGCTGGAAGAAAGGATCTGATCGAGCAGTGTGCTTACCGCCTTACTTCTCCTGGACTTGGAAAAGAAGTGGGTGCTTCACTTGGTGTGATGCAGTCGTTTTATCAGGGACTTTTCCTTGCACCGACTGTTGTTGCAGGTGCATTAAAAGGTGCTATTTTTGCGGCGAATGTATATGAAAAGCTTGGTTATGCAGTTGTACCGGACGGAAAAGAGGAACGCCACGATATCATTCAGGCGGTAACACTTGGAAGTGCGGAAGGTGTAATTGCATTCTGTCAGGGAATCCAGGCGGCAGCACCGGTTGACAGTTATGTAACACCGGAACCGTGGGCAATGCCGGGATATGACAGTGATGTGATTATGGCGGCAGGGGCATTTGTACAGGGATCGTCCATCGAACTGAGTGCAGATGGACCGATCAAAGAACCGTATGCAGTATATTTTCAGGGAGGTCTCACCTGGGCGCATGCAAAACTTGGTATTTTAATGTCTCTTCAGAAGTTATATGAAAAAGGAATTGTAAAGGAATTATAG
- the mreC gene encoding rod shape-determining protein MreC: MKRKNQFSTSNKYWLLILAIICIVLMGLSGFAESGKGPLSWAAGYTIVPMQKGINRVGMWIGDVSENFATLQEIKKENKELKSRLEEMTTENNRLQQNSATLERYKELYKMDQNTADYPKVAANVIASENSNWFSKFTIDKGSNDGIREDMNVLSGTGLVGIVTEVGPNWATVSSIIDDKNVSAMILTTFDKCIVSGDLQTVQDGLLKFEQLANNENEVAVGEQVVTSNISSKYLQGLLVGYISEVNVDSNNLTRSGYIIPATDFKELQEVLVITTTKQDLIDGKGESGSDNGGE, encoded by the coding sequence ATGAAAAGAAAGAATCAATTTTCAACATCAAATAAATACTGGTTGCTGATCCTTGCTATCATATGTATTGTATTGATGGGACTTTCCGGATTTGCAGAGTCCGGGAAAGGACCGCTTTCCTGGGCAGCAGGTTACACGATCGTGCCGATGCAGAAAGGAATCAACCGTGTCGGGATGTGGATCGGCGATGTTTCAGAGAATTTTGCAACACTTCAGGAAATAAAAAAAGAAAACAAAGAACTGAAATCCCGCCTGGAAGAGATGACGACTGAGAATAACCGATTGCAGCAGAATTCAGCAACGCTGGAAAGATATAAAGAACTATATAAGATGGATCAGAATACAGCGGATTATCCGAAAGTTGCTGCGAATGTAATCGCCAGCGAGAATAGCAACTGGTTTTCGAAATTTACGATTGATAAGGGAAGCAATGATGGGATCAGGGAAGATATGAATGTCCTATCTGGAACCGGACTGGTTGGGATCGTCACAGAAGTCGGACCGAACTGGGCAACAGTAAGTTCGATTATCGATGATAAAAATGTAAGTGCCATGATCCTGACAACCTTTGACAAATGTATTGTAAGCGGAGATCTGCAGACGGTGCAGGACGGACTTTTAAAATTTGAACAGCTTGCCAATAATGAAAATGAAGTGGCGGTCGGAGAACAGGTTGTAACATCGAATATCAGCAGCAAATATTTGCAGGGACTTCTGGTTGGATATATTTCAGAGGTAAATGTAGATTCCAATAACCTGACAAGATCCGGATATATCATTCCTGCTACGGATTTTAAGGAATTACAGGAAGTTCTTGTTATTACAACAACAAAGCAGGATCTGATCGATGGAAAAGGTGAAAGTGGAAGCGATAACGGAGGCGAATAG
- the mreD gene encoding rod shape-determining protein MreD: MKKIKRILICAVLITVCFLLETTVFQKLAFVSIIPNLLIIVTSSFGFMRGQKEGMIIGFFCGLLKDILGGNLLGFYALIYMLIGYGNGFFQRVFYDEDIKLPLALIAGSEFLYGMVIYVLLFMLKSDFHFLHYLRHVIMPELVYTILVTLVLYQIILHINRRLEEEEKRSASRFV, translated from the coding sequence ATGAAAAAGATTAAAAGGATCCTGATCTGTGCTGTGTTGATCACTGTCTGTTTTCTTCTGGAGACAACGGTGTTTCAAAAGCTGGCGTTTGTCTCGATTATTCCGAATCTCCTGATTATCGTGACGTCCTCATTTGGATTTATGAGGGGACAAAAAGAAGGAATGATCATCGGCTTTTTCTGTGGACTTTTAAAAGATATACTAGGTGGAAATCTGCTTGGATTTTATGCGCTGATCTATATGCTGATCGGATATGGTAACGGATTTTTCCAGAGAGTATTTTATGACGAAGACATCAAACTCCCGTTGGCACTTATTGCCGGCAGCGAGTTTCTATATGGTATGGTGATTTATGTCCTTTTATTCATGTTAAAAAGTGATTTCCATTTTTTGCATTATCTGAGACATGTGATCATGCCGGAACTGGTTTACACGATTCTGGTTACACTTGTTCTGTATCAGATCATTCTGCATATTAACCGAAGACTTGAAGAAGAAGAAAAAAGGAGTGCTAGCAGATTTGTTTGA
- a CDS encoding NAD(P)/FAD-dependent oxidoreductase, with protein MLRISQLKLPVTHTEEDLKKKIVHTLMCRTEAVQSYEIIKQSLDARKKPELFYVYTVDVKADNEKQLLKMLTRKKRAGNVQLHEAMPYVFPAGGNEKLKSRPVVVGCGPAGLFCAYFLAEYGYQPVLLEQGAPVEERQKDVEEFWKTGVLKPDSNVQFGEGGAGTFSDGKLNTLIKDPVGRNRKVLEIFVENGAPKDILYVNKPHIGTDILRTVIRNMREKILVWGGEIHFHTQMTEVLFTENTRRIRGIVYEDLLKKEKEEIQTETLVLAPGHSARETFAMLFEKKVPMEAKSFAVGVRAEHPQELINHSQYGDAKASLPAAAYKLTAKLPDGRGVYSFCMCPGGYVVNASSEEGYLAVNGMSYHARDSHNANSAIVVTVTPEDFESDHPLAGIAFQRKLEKAAYKAGKGKIPVQRYGDFYRSVTGKEKEKTEAEVWYQGHEPCMKGAYEETDLAGIFPAKISSALVDGMEDFNKKIRGFSHPFSILSGVESRTSSPVRIVRDNHSLESVIGGLYPCGEGAGYAGGITSAAADGIKIAEKIRQKYAPFL; from the coding sequence ATGCTTAGAATCAGTCAGCTGAAGCTTCCGGTTACGCATACGGAAGAGGATTTGAAGAAAAAGATTGTGCACACACTGATGTGCAGGACAGAAGCGGTACAGAGCTATGAGATTATCAAGCAGTCTCTGGATGCCAGAAAGAAGCCAGAGCTGTTCTATGTCTATACTGTGGATGTAAAAGCGGACAATGAAAAACAGCTTTTGAAGATGCTCACCCGAAAAAAGCGTGCAGGCAATGTGCAACTCCATGAAGCAATGCCATATGTTTTTCCGGCAGGAGGCAACGAAAAATTGAAGTCACGTCCGGTAGTTGTCGGATGCGGTCCTGCCGGACTTTTCTGTGCGTATTTTCTTGCAGAATATGGGTATCAGCCGGTTCTTCTGGAACAGGGGGCACCGGTGGAAGAACGACAGAAAGATGTTGAGGAGTTCTGGAAGACGGGGGTACTGAAACCGGATTCTAATGTGCAGTTTGGAGAAGGCGGAGCAGGGACGTTTTCAGACGGAAAACTAAATACACTGATCAAGGATCCGGTGGGGCGCAATCGTAAGGTGCTGGAGATTTTCGTGGAAAACGGAGCACCAAAAGACATTCTTTATGTGAATAAACCACACATTGGAACGGATATTCTACGGACTGTGATCAGAAATATGCGTGAGAAAATCCTTGTGTGGGGTGGTGAAATCCATTTCCATACACAGATGACAGAGGTCCTTTTTACAGAAAATACAAGGCGGATCAGAGGGATCGTATATGAAGATCTTCTGAAAAAAGAAAAAGAAGAAATACAGACGGAGACGCTGGTTCTGGCACCGGGACACAGTGCGCGGGAGACCTTTGCGATGCTCTTCGAGAAAAAGGTTCCGATGGAGGCAAAATCCTTTGCGGTTGGTGTACGTGCAGAACACCCGCAGGAGCTGATCAATCATTCCCAGTATGGGGATGCAAAGGCATCTCTTCCGGCAGCAGCCTATAAGCTGACTGCAAAACTGCCGGATGGAAGAGGTGTATATTCGTTCTGTATGTGTCCGGGAGGCTATGTGGTTAATGCGTCTTCGGAGGAGGGATATCTTGCGGTCAACGGAATGAGCTATCATGCCCGCGACAGCCACAATGCCAACAGCGCAATCGTTGTGACGGTTACACCGGAGGATTTTGAAAGCGACCATCCGCTTGCCGGAATTGCATTCCAGAGAAAACTGGAAAAGGCAGCTTACAAAGCAGGAAAAGGGAAAATTCCGGTACAGAGATACGGGGATTTTTACCGGAGTGTGACCGGAAAAGAAAAGGAAAAGACCGAAGCAGAAGTCTGGTATCAGGGACATGAGCCATGTATGAAGGGTGCGTATGAAGAGACAGACCTGGCGGGGATTTTTCCGGCAAAGATCAGTAGCGCGCTGGTGGATGGGATGGAAGATTTTAACAAGAAAATTCGAGGTTTTTCGCATCCTTTTTCCATTCTTTCCGGAGTGGAGAGCAGAACCTCTTCGCCGGTACGGATCGTAAGAGATAATCATTCGCTGGAAAGCGTGATTGGAGGACTTTATCCTTGCGGAGAGGGCGCAGGATATGCCGGCGGGATTACGTCGGCGGCAGCAGACGGTATTAAAATCGCAGAAAAAATTCGACAAAAATATGCACCGTTTTTATAG
- the miaA gene encoding tRNA (adenosine(37)-N6)-dimethylallyltransferase MiaA, producing the protein MTQKTEKKKPLIILTGPTAVGKTAASIGLAKAIGGEIISADSMQVYRHMDIGSAKILPEEMKGVKHYLIDVLNPEEEFNVAVFQKMAKDAMVEIYKRGRIPIVVGGTGFYIQALLYDIDFEKGEENTAYRKKLETYAKEHGAQALHDRLREADPKSADAIHANNVKRVIRALEYYHETGTKISEHNEAEREKDSPYQFAYFVLNDVRSRLYERIDRRVDLMVEQGLVDEVTALKTRGCTREMISMQGLGYKEILDYLDGKNSLEEAVTILKRDTRHFAKRQLTWFRRERDVNWIQKEEFGYDEEKILQAMLAILKEKEITD; encoded by the coding sequence ATGACACAGAAGACAGAGAAGAAAAAGCCACTGATCATATTGACAGGCCCGACTGCTGTCGGAAAGACGGCTGCGTCGATTGGCCTTGCAAAAGCAATTGGAGGAGAGATCATTTCGGCGGATTCGATGCAGGTATACCGGCACATGGATATTGGTTCCGCGAAGATTTTGCCGGAAGAGATGAAAGGTGTGAAACATTATCTGATCGATGTGCTTAATCCGGAAGAGGAATTTAATGTAGCTGTTTTTCAGAAGATGGCAAAAGATGCAATGGTAGAGATCTATAAGAGAGGACGTATTCCGATTGTTGTAGGTGGCACGGGATTTTATATCCAGGCGCTTTTGTATGACATTGATTTTGAAAAGGGAGAAGAAAACACTGCCTATCGAAAGAAGCTGGAAACGTATGCAAAGGAGCATGGTGCGCAGGCACTCCATGACAGGCTACGGGAAGCGGATCCAAAGTCGGCAGATGCAATTCATGCAAATAATGTAAAACGGGTGATTCGTGCTCTGGAATATTATCATGAGACAGGAACAAAGATTTCCGAACATAATGAAGCAGAACGGGAGAAGGATTCCCCGTATCAGTTTGCGTATTTTGTTCTGAATGATGTGCGTAGCCGTTTGTATGAGCGGATTGATCGTCGTGTGGATTTGATGGTGGAGCAGGGGCTTGTAGATGAGGTGACTGCTTTAAAGACCAGAGGATGCACAAGGGAAATGATTTCAATGCAGGGACTTGGATATAAGGAAATTCTGGATTATCTGGATGGAAAGAATTCACTTGAAGAAGCGGTAACGATCCTGAAAAGGGATACCCGTCATTTTGCAAAACGTCAGTTGACCTGGTTCCGCAGAGAGCGGGATGTGAACTGGATCCAGAAAGAGGAATTCGGATACGATGAAGAGAAGATTTTGCAGGCAATGCTTGCGATACTGAAAGAAAAGGAGATTACAGACTAA
- the radC gene encoding RadC family protein — protein sequence MNQKNTIREMLSEERPYEKCERFGAGSLTDIELLAVLLRTGTKGESALDLARKLFYPGEGTQPQAKAHLQSWTKEELLKISGIGRVKAIQILCLCELSKRMSQLSAREDLDFSRPDTIAAYYMEDMRYYRQEHLKLLMLNTRSRLIGESEISRGTVNMSVISPRELFIEALQKNAVYIILLHNHPSGDPMPSREDILVTQRIREGGSLLGIELLDHIIIGDNCYVSLAEQKLLKEK from the coding sequence ATGAATCAAAAAAATACCATTCGAGAAATGTTATCAGAAGAGCGGCCATATGAAAAATGTGAACGCTTTGGGGCGGGCAGTTTAACAGATATTGAATTGCTCGCTGTTTTGTTAAGGACTGGAACAAAGGGAGAGAGTGCACTGGATCTTGCCAGGAAGCTTTTTTATCCCGGAGAAGGTACACAGCCACAAGCCAAAGCCCATCTTCAAAGCTGGACAAAAGAAGAACTGCTGAAAATCAGTGGAATCGGAAGAGTAAAGGCTATTCAGATCTTATGCCTTTGTGAACTTTCCAAGAGAATGTCCCAGCTTTCAGCCAGAGAAGATCTGGATTTTTCAAGACCGGATACAATTGCAGCATATTATATGGAAGATATGCGCTATTACAGGCAGGAGCATTTGAAACTGCTGATGCTGAATACGCGTTCCAGACTGATCGGAGAAAGCGAAATTTCGAGAGGGACAGTAAATATGTCCGTAATTTCCCCGAGAGAGCTTTTTATAGAGGCATTGCAAAAGAACGCAGTCTATATTATATTGTTGCACAATCATCCAAGTGGTGATCCGATGCCGAGCAGGGAAGATATTCTTGTGACACAGCGAATCCGGGAGGGCGGAAGCCTTCTTGGAATTGAACTTCTGGATCATATCATTATTGGTGATAACTGCTATGTATCACTCGCAGAGCAGAAGCTGCTTAAGGAAAAGTAG
- a CDS encoding rod shape-determining protein, with the protein MARNIYGLDLGTYEIKVYDKKQDSTWKEKNVIAIVDGKEILAVGDEAYAMFERTPGNIEVVFPMKEGVISRFTDMQYLLQNLLKKERRFTRGSEYLIAVPTDVTEVEKRAFFDLVVHSTAKAKEVSIVERGVAQCIGMGIDVRKTKGMLIVDFGAATTELSVVGSGGMVLNKMLKIGGMTFDVAVQNMVRRNYDFLIGRQTAEALRKRFGVLGGNGKASMVVAGRNLVVGVPRYQEIPSSAVRAAMKESLETCTSQIGQLIERTPPEVARSIRKNGICLTGGVSRLPGLDRYIEAVTGYPVHVAAKPDLCAVEGLRRMINSKELKKLSYSMLDENYRWIR; encoded by the coding sequence ATGGCGCGAAATATTTACGGTCTTGATCTCGGGACTTATGAGATCAAGGTGTATGATAAAAAGCAGGACAGTACGTGGAAAGAGAAGAATGTAATTGCTATTGTGGACGGAAAAGAGATCTTGGCTGTCGGCGATGAAGCATATGCGATGTTCGAGAGAACACCGGGAAATATTGAAGTGGTGTTTCCGATGAAAGAAGGTGTAATCAGCAGATTTACGGATATGCAGTATCTTCTTCAGAATCTGCTGAAGAAAGAGCGCCGTTTTACAAGAGGATCAGAATATCTGATCGCAGTACCTACGGATGTCACAGAAGTTGAAAAACGGGCGTTTTTTGATCTGGTTGTTCATTCAACGGCGAAAGCAAAAGAAGTGAGTATTGTAGAACGCGGTGTTGCGCAGTGTATCGGAATGGGAATTGATGTCCGGAAGACAAAAGGGATGCTGATCGTTGATTTTGGTGCGGCTACAACCGAATTATCTGTAGTAGGTTCAGGTGGCATGGTACTTAATAAAATGCTTAAGATTGGTGGTATGACATTTGATGTGGCAGTTCAGAATATGGTCCGCCGGAATTATGATTTTCTGATCGGAAGACAGACAGCCGAGGCTCTCAGAAAACGTTTTGGAGTGCTTGGCGGAAACGGAAAAGCTTCCATGGTGGTTGCCGGACGTAATCTGGTTGTTGGTGTACCAAGATACCAGGAAATCCCAAGCAGTGCGGTACGGGCTGCGATGAAAGAATCTCTGGAAACCTGTACTTCGCAGATTGGTCAGTTGATTGAACGGACCCCACCGGAGGTAGCCCGTTCAATCAGAAAGAATGGAATCTGTCTGACGGGTGGTGTTTCCAGGCTACCGGGGCTTGACCGGTACATAGAAGCTGTGACTGGATATCCGGTGCATGTGGCTGCTAAGCCGGATCTGTGTGCAGTAGAAGGGCTGCGACGGATGATCAATTCAAAAGAACTTAAAAAACTTTCGTACTCAATGTTGGATGAAAATTATAGGTGGATAAGATAG